Proteins encoded in a region of the Stieleria neptunia genome:
- a CDS encoding esterase/lipase family protein, whose protein sequence is MRTLLTIALAASLCFEFHHPVGHSEDPTVTDASNFNVPLKTTHFNQTWTDHLWRDGYRVQQNALTGHWRLIDADSYRRAWGSKQQCVDSLNQKCPKTAQTAGKHHVILLHGLMRTSGSMKALETQLADNGYPHAIRFSYASTRGSIGDHAAALRELLEDLPSEDTFSFVGHSMGNIVVRHLIGDLQTDGDPHQILPRCESMIMLGPPNQGAMIAQRLAPTKVFGWVTGRGGMELGANWKQLAPKLAVPPFPFHIIAGDVTTPVANPLVDGEGDFVVGIEEAKLDGAKSFTTVPVLHSFLMDNADVMEKTIQLLKQEASPSID, encoded by the coding sequence ATGCGAACCCTGCTCACCATCGCCCTGGCCGCTTCGCTATGCTTTGAATTTCATCATCCTGTGGGCCATTCCGAGGACCCGACCGTGACGGACGCCTCCAATTTCAACGTGCCGCTGAAAACCACCCATTTCAACCAAACGTGGACGGACCATCTGTGGCGTGACGGCTACCGCGTGCAACAAAACGCGTTGACGGGGCACTGGCGATTGATCGACGCTGACAGCTATCGCCGTGCCTGGGGCAGCAAACAACAATGCGTCGATTCGCTCAATCAAAAATGCCCCAAAACCGCCCAGACGGCTGGCAAACACCACGTGATCCTGCTGCACGGATTGATGCGGACCAGCGGCAGCATGAAAGCGTTGGAAACACAACTCGCCGACAACGGGTATCCGCACGCGATCCGATTTTCCTACGCCAGCACCCGCGGTTCGATCGGAGACCACGCCGCCGCACTGCGTGAGCTGCTCGAAGACCTGCCCAGCGAAGACACGTTCAGTTTCGTCGGTCACAGCATGGGAAACATTGTGGTCCGTCACCTCATCGGCGACCTGCAAACCGACGGGGACCCGCACCAGATTCTGCCGCGTTGTGAATCGATGATCATGCTGGGGCCTCCCAACCAGGGCGCCATGATCGCCCAGCGGCTGGCGCCGACCAAAGTCTTTGGCTGGGTGACCGGTCGAGGCGGGATGGAACTGGGCGCAAACTGGAAACAGCTTGCCCCCAAACTGGCCGTCCCGCCGTTCCCATTCCACATCATCGCCGGCGACGTCACGACGCCCGTGGCCAATCCGTTGGTCGATGGCGAAGGAGACTTTGTGGTCGGGATCGAAGAAGCCAAACTCGACGGCGCCAAGAGCTTTACGACCGTCCCCGTGCTGCACAGCTTCCTGATGGACAATGCCGACGTGATGGAAAAGACGATCCAACTGCTCAAGCAGGAAGCCTCGCCGTCGATCGATTGA